From a region of the Eretmochelys imbricata isolate rEreImb1 chromosome 6, rEreImb1.hap1, whole genome shotgun sequence genome:
- the LOC144265896 gene encoding perforin-1-like: MGERQGFWRLTLTPAPGTATYQPCPNLDACTLLLLLFLLPVVSPECQTGTAAACMNATFVPGHSLVGEGIDVTTLGKTGAHVLDTSQWRGPNGTCILCRNPLQGGQWQRLPLAAVDWRVRVSCQRQLSSSVQQSAMGMMESAASVVQNDWKVGLKMPVVPKVNVQVRLAGSRSKLAEFVTQKSRKDKYTFVSHEVSFPYYRFGISGKPPLTGHFVLAVKNLPSLYNKASQLEYHHLIHTYGTHYMTQASLGGRVRDVTAVQVCQVALDGLTVNEIKDCLSMEVAVNTGVGSDQSSFSSCKENKRVKFQQSFHETYRERYAEEEGGQNTGDLFFSNNYVGVFSGWVKTLKSLPGLLTYSLRPIHTLLGQDDPKREALGQAVSKYIRERALRVDCTKSCPAGTRQSALDPCSCVCPGNSSTNTMCCSRERGLARLTVTVERASDLRGDTLTATDAYVKIFFDRRESRTVTIWNRKSPVWNSHMDFGSVRVTDASQLRVEVWDEDNGWDDDLLGVCNIPLKSGGPYHRECYLKRGHLSFHYSLPCGPNLRGQRCSEYVPQPPQHSIAKGKGPFW; this comes from the exons atgggggagcggcag GGGTTTTGGAGACTGACGCTGACTCCTGCGCCAGGGACCGCAACATACCAGCCATGCCCAAACCTAGATGCctgcaccctcctcctcctcctcttcctcctccccgtGGTCTCCCCCGAATGCCAGACAGGCACGGCGGCTGCATGCATGAATGCAACCTTCGTGCCCGGGCACagcctggtgggggaggggattgaCGTGACCACACTGGGCAAGACGGGGGCCCACGTGCTGGACACCAGCCAGTGGCGCGGCCCGAATGGCACCTGCATCCTGTGCCGGAACCCGCTGCAGGGaggccagtggcagaggctgCCGCTGGCCGCGGTGGACTGGAGGGTCCGCGTCTCGTGCCAACGACAGCTCAGCAGCTCGGTGCAGCAGTCGGCCATGGGCATGATGGAGTCCGCGGCGTCCGTGGTGCAGAACGACTGGAAGGTGGGGCTGAAAATGCCCGTGGTGCCCAAGGTTAATGTCCAGGTGCGGCTGGCCGGCTCACGTTCCAAACTGGCCGAATTCGTCACGCAGAAGTCGCGGAAGGACAAATACACCTTTGTGAGCCATGAGGTTTCCTTCCCATATTACAG GTTCGGGATCAGCGGAAAACctccactcactggtcattttgtcCTGGCGGTGAAGAACCTTCCTAGCCTGTACAACAAGGCCTCCCAGCTGGAGTACCATCATCTGATTCACACCTACGGCACCCACTATATGACCCAGGCGTCACTGGGGGGCCGGGTGCGGGACGTGACTGCCGTGCAGGTCTGCCAGGTGGCACTGGATGGGCTGACCGTCAATGAGATTAAGGACTGTCTGAGCATGGAGGTGGCCGTGAATACCGGGGTGGGCTCAGACCAGTCCAGCTTCAGCAGCTGCAAGGAGAATAAGAGAGTGAAATTCCAACAGAGCTTCCACGAGACGTACCGGGAGCGCTATGcggaggaggaaggagggcaaAACACCGGCGACCTGTTCTTCTCCAACAATTACGTTGGGGTCTTCTCAGGCTGGGTAAAAACCTTGAAGTCCCTCCCTGGCCTGCTCACCTACTCCTTGAGGCCGATCCACACCTTGTTGGGGCAGGACGACCCCAAGCGGGAGGCGCTGGGGCAGGCAGTGAGCAAGTACATCCGTGAGAGGGCCCTGCGGGTGGATTGCACCAAGAGCTGCCCAGCGGGGACCCGGCAGAGCGCCCTCGATCCCTGCTCCTGCGTCTGCCCCGGGAACAGCTCCACCAACACCATGTGCTGTTCACGGGAGCGGGGCCTGGCAAGACTGACAGTGACTGTGGAGCGGGCCAGTGATCTGCGGGGTGACACTCTCACAGCTACGGATGCCTACGTCAAGATCTTCTTTGACAGGAGAGAGAGCCGGACTGTCACCATCTGGAACCGAAAAAGCCCTGTCTGGAACAGTCACATGGACTTTGGCTCTGTCCGTGTCACTGATGCCAGCCAGCTCCGTGTCGAGGTCTGGGACGAAGACAATGGCTGGGATGATGACTTGCTCGGGGTCTGCAACATCCCACTGAAGTCTGGGGGGCCCTATCACAGGGAGTGCTACCTGAAACGTGGCCACCTCAGCTTCCACTACAGTCTGCCCTGTGGGCCCAACCTTCGGGGCCAGAGATGTTCTGAGTatgttccccagcccccccagcacagcaTAGCCAAAGGGAAGGGGCCCTTCTGGTGA